A DNA window from Gammaproteobacteria bacterium contains the following coding sequences:
- a CDS encoding amidohydrolase/deacetylase family metallohydrolase: MTGAFEASPLRPPRSNTTRRQFVAGAASAGLVLALPFPLRPWQERQFDTVVVGGRLIDPAEGIDGRRDIGITGGRVARVAERIAETEGRQVVRAHGMIVTPGLIDVHVHVYDGVSGVSIEPDVVGIARGVTTVVDAGSSGATTFPGFRTYVAAPARTRVYALLNVSSPGMTISNELADLAYIDPDAIVATVEANRDVIVGLKVRMLAGIPGGNDLEVMRLTRLAAEGAGVPIMVHIGGQTSPLPRILELLRPGDVVTHALRRSGSILDDAGNVYPEVLEAVERGIHLDIGHGRGNLDFDVAERALGQGIRLAAISSDVHRGNALGPVFGLPTTLTKFLHMGMSLEEVIRCATSTPAGIFDFGEELGTLREGAVADLSVFQMVEGDYELVDSGGKRRTAARRLVPYAAMRAGRPYGAITR, from the coding sequence ATGACGGGAGCATTCGAAGCGTCGCCGCTCCGTCCGCCGAGGTCCAACACAACCCGCCGCCAGTTCGTCGCCGGCGCCGCGAGCGCTGGCCTTGTCCTGGCGCTGCCGTTCCCGCTGCGCCCGTGGCAGGAACGCCAGTTCGACACGGTGGTGGTCGGCGGCCGGCTGATCGATCCGGCCGAGGGGATCGACGGACGCCGCGACATCGGCATCACCGGCGGGCGGGTGGCGCGCGTCGCCGAACGCATCGCCGAGACCGAGGGCCGCCAAGTGGTGCGCGCGCATGGCATGATCGTCACCCCGGGCCTCATCGACGTTCACGTGCACGTCTACGACGGCGTTTCGGGTGTTTCCATCGAGCCGGACGTGGTGGGGATCGCCAGGGGGGTCACCACCGTCGTCGACGCCGGCTCGTCGGGCGCCACCACCTTCCCGGGCTTCAGGACCTATGTGGCGGCGCCCGCGCGAACGCGCGTGTACGCCCTCCTCAACGTGTCCAGCCCGGGCATGACCATCTCCAACGAGCTGGCCGACCTGGCGTACATCGACCCGGACGCCATCGTCGCAACCGTGGAGGCCAACCGGGACGTGATCGTGGGCCTCAAGGTGCGTATGCTGGCCGGCATCCCGGGCGGCAACGACCTGGAGGTCATGCGCCTCACCCGCCTGGCCGCGGAGGGCGCCGGCGTGCCCATCATGGTGCACATCGGCGGACAAACCTCTCCCCTCCCGCGCATCCTGGAGCTGCTCCGCCCCGGTGACGTGGTGACCCATGCCCTGCGGCGCAGCGGAAGCATCCTCGACGATGCCGGCAACGTCTACCCGGAGGTGCTGGAGGCGGTGGAGCGAGGCATCCACCTCGACATCGGCCACGGCCGCGGCAACCTGGACTTCGACGTCGCCGAGCGCGCCCTTGGCCAGGGCATCCGGCTCGCGGCCATCTCCAGCGACGTGCACCGCGGCAACGCGCTCGGCCCGGTGTTCGGCCTGCCCACCACCCTGACCAAGTTCCTGCACATGGGCATGTCCCTGGAGGAGGTGATCCGCTGCGCCACCTCCACCCCCGCGGGCATCTTCGACTTCGGGGAAGAGCTGGGCACCCTGCGAGAGGGCGCCGTGGCGGATCTCTCCGTCTTCCAGATGGTGGAGGGCGACTACGAACTGGTGGACTCCGGAGGCAAGCGCCGGACGGCTGCGCGGCGCCTGGTGCCGTACGCGGCCATGCGGGCCGGACGGCCCTACGGGGCGATCACGCGATGA